The proteins below are encoded in one region of Salmo salar chromosome ssa02, Ssal_v3.1, whole genome shotgun sequence:
- the LOC123729551 gene encoding uncharacterized protein isoform X1, whose product MCYLTLGKAWHRGFFYTHSEEGIVAKTQVNAMVLETVWRLLSPVQWSLCLLSLLLLLIVSMLLCAIRSKSRKTSRLSLAEMGPISGERPPDSIEVTTSELRKDIIGPASSKRKSTQFQREHRVSFPGQDTPRPVKKALRQLPPLPELEKSSVRRHSSYTGSVVYDVVATEVCIPWPTTDNQASQQQTADCSNHLEEEDEKGEIPFPVYAKVNKTKVCSNSSRRSPLYAKVNKTSSRTVKSELLFCSD is encoded by the exons ATGTGTTATTTAACCCTTGGCAAAGCTTGGCACAGAGGCTTCTTCTACACACACTCTGAAGAAGGCATAGTAGCCAAAACAC AAGTCAATGCCATGGTTCTGGAGACTGTGTGGAGACTATTGTCACCAGTGCAGTGGAGTCTGTGTCTTTTATCCCTTCTCCTGCTTCTCATAGTATCAATGCTATTATGTGCGATCCGTTCTAAAAG TAGAAAGACGTCCAGGTTGTCATTGGCTGAAATGGGACCGATCTCTGGTGAAAGG CCTCCAGATTCAATTGAGGTCACGACCTCAGAACTAAGGAAGGACATCATTGGACCAGCATCCTCAAAAAGAAAGTCAACCCAGTTCCAAAGAGAACACAGAG TGTCTTTCCCAGGGCAGGATACCCCAAGGCCGGTGAAGAAGGCTTTGAGGCAGTTGCCTCCCTTACCTGAGCTGGAGAAGAGCAGTGTCCGACGACACAGCAGCTACACTGGGTCCGTAGTGTACGACGTTGTGGCCACAGAGGTTTGTATTCCATGGCCCACTACAGACAACCAGGCTTCTCAACAACAGACAGCAGACTGCAGCAACCACCTGGAGGAGGAAGATGAAAAGGGGGAAATTCCGTTCCCTGTCTATGCCAAAGTCAACAAAACCAAAGTTTGCTCGAACTCATCAAGACGTTCACCACTGTATGCCAAAGTGAACAAGACTAGCTCCCGGACTGTGAAATCTGAACTACTGTTCTGCAGTGACTGA
- the LOC123729551 gene encoding uncharacterized protein isoform X4, with the protein MVLETVWRLLSPVQWSLCLLSLLLLLIVSMLLCAIRSKSRKTSRLSLAEMGPISGERPPDSIEVTTSELRKDIIGPASSKRKSTQFQREHRVSFPGQDTPRPVKKALRQLPPLPELEKSSVRRHSSYTGSVVYDVVATEVCIPWPTTDNQASQQQTADCSNHLEEEDEKGEIPFPVYAKVNKTKVCSNSSRRSPLYAKVNKTSSRTVKSELLFCSD; encoded by the exons ATGGTTCTGGAGACTGTGTGGAGACTATTGTCACCAGTGCAGTGGAGTCTGTGTCTTTTATCCCTTCTCCTGCTTCTCATAGTATCAATGCTATTATGTGCGATCCGTTCTAAAAG TAGAAAGACGTCCAGGTTGTCATTGGCTGAAATGGGACCGATCTCTGGTGAAAGG CCTCCAGATTCAATTGAGGTCACGACCTCAGAACTAAGGAAGGACATCATTGGACCAGCATCCTCAAAAAGAAAGTCAACCCAGTTCCAAAGAGAACACAGAG TGTCTTTCCCAGGGCAGGATACCCCAAGGCCGGTGAAGAAGGCTTTGAGGCAGTTGCCTCCCTTACCTGAGCTGGAGAAGAGCAGTGTCCGACGACACAGCAGCTACACTGGGTCCGTAGTGTACGACGTTGTGGCCACAGAGGTTTGTATTCCATGGCCCACTACAGACAACCAGGCTTCTCAACAACAGACAGCAGACTGCAGCAACCACCTGGAGGAGGAAGATGAAAAGGGGGAAATTCCGTTCCCTGTCTATGCCAAAGTCAACAAAACCAAAGTTTGCTCGAACTCATCAAGACGTTCACCACTGTATGCCAAAGTGAACAAGACTAGCTCCCGGACTGTGAAATCTGAACTACTGTTCTGCAGTGACTGA
- the LOC123729551 gene encoding uncharacterized protein isoform X3: MCYLTLGKAWHRGFFYTHSEEGIVAKTQVNAMVLETVWRLLSPVQWSLCLLSLLLLLIVSMLLCAIRSKRKTSRLSLAEMGPISGERPPDSIEVTTSELRKDIIGPASSKRKSTQFQREHRVSFPGQDTPRPVKKALRQLPPLPELEKSSVRRHSSYTGSVVYDVVATEVCIPWPTTDNQASQQQTADCSNHLEEEDEKGEIPFPVYAKVNKTKVCSNSSRRSPLYAKVNKTSSRTVKSELLFCSD; this comes from the exons ATGTGTTATTTAACCCTTGGCAAAGCTTGGCACAGAGGCTTCTTCTACACACACTCTGAAGAAGGCATAGTAGCCAAAACAC AAGTCAATGCCATGGTTCTGGAGACTGTGTGGAGACTATTGTCACCAGTGCAGTGGAGTCTGTGTCTTTTATCCCTTCTCCTGCTTCTCATAGTATCAATGCTATTATGTGCGATCCGTTCTAAAAG AAAGACGTCCAGGTTGTCATTGGCTGAAATGGGACCGATCTCTGGTGAAAGG CCTCCAGATTCAATTGAGGTCACGACCTCAGAACTAAGGAAGGACATCATTGGACCAGCATCCTCAAAAAGAAAGTCAACCCAGTTCCAAAGAGAACACAGAG TGTCTTTCCCAGGGCAGGATACCCCAAGGCCGGTGAAGAAGGCTTTGAGGCAGTTGCCTCCCTTACCTGAGCTGGAGAAGAGCAGTGTCCGACGACACAGCAGCTACACTGGGTCCGTAGTGTACGACGTTGTGGCCACAGAGGTTTGTATTCCATGGCCCACTACAGACAACCAGGCTTCTCAACAACAGACAGCAGACTGCAGCAACCACCTGGAGGAGGAAGATGAAAAGGGGGAAATTCCGTTCCCTGTCTATGCCAAAGTCAACAAAACCAAAGTTTGCTCGAACTCATCAAGACGTTCACCACTGTATGCCAAAGTGAACAAGACTAGCTCCCGGACTGTGAAATCTGAACTACTGTTCTGCAGTGACTGA
- the LOC123729551 gene encoding uncharacterized protein isoform X2: protein MCYLTLGKAWHRGFFYTHSEEGIVAKTLNAMVLETVWRLLSPVQWSLCLLSLLLLLIVSMLLCAIRSKSRKTSRLSLAEMGPISGERPPDSIEVTTSELRKDIIGPASSKRKSTQFQREHRVSFPGQDTPRPVKKALRQLPPLPELEKSSVRRHSSYTGSVVYDVVATEVCIPWPTTDNQASQQQTADCSNHLEEEDEKGEIPFPVYAKVNKTKVCSNSSRRSPLYAKVNKTSSRTVKSELLFCSD, encoded by the exons ATGTGTTATTTAACCCTTGGCAAAGCTTGGCACAGAGGCTTCTTCTACACACACTCTGAAGAAGGCATAGTAGCCAAAACAC TCAATGCCATGGTTCTGGAGACTGTGTGGAGACTATTGTCACCAGTGCAGTGGAGTCTGTGTCTTTTATCCCTTCTCCTGCTTCTCATAGTATCAATGCTATTATGTGCGATCCGTTCTAAAAG TAGAAAGACGTCCAGGTTGTCATTGGCTGAAATGGGACCGATCTCTGGTGAAAGG CCTCCAGATTCAATTGAGGTCACGACCTCAGAACTAAGGAAGGACATCATTGGACCAGCATCCTCAAAAAGAAAGTCAACCCAGTTCCAAAGAGAACACAGAG TGTCTTTCCCAGGGCAGGATACCCCAAGGCCGGTGAAGAAGGCTTTGAGGCAGTTGCCTCCCTTACCTGAGCTGGAGAAGAGCAGTGTCCGACGACACAGCAGCTACACTGGGTCCGTAGTGTACGACGTTGTGGCCACAGAGGTTTGTATTCCATGGCCCACTACAGACAACCAGGCTTCTCAACAACAGACAGCAGACTGCAGCAACCACCTGGAGGAGGAAGATGAAAAGGGGGAAATTCCGTTCCCTGTCTATGCCAAAGTCAACAAAACCAAAGTTTGCTCGAACTCATCAAGACGTTCACCACTGTATGCCAAAGTGAACAAGACTAGCTCCCGGACTGTGAAATCTGAACTACTGTTCTGCAGTGACTGA
- the LOC106583455 gene encoding centrosomal protein of 85 kDa isoform X2: MPSTAEPPASKPQPCSQEDSQASAEAHRPSSGSRTSSGTSSSKSSSLSKSASSPNLDMAQDGMGGADPAGPKPDCLSRYRSLVNGLDHSLFPSGDHSCMEEGQRFDMPAMEPTMNQSALLAGYCPDVRLRLQMTSLGVTPECSGEAYRGAMEHSYKALPETRPGVPGAPDPYSQRSSQPGGTGAGSAGVFPSSLYLQTQALLREAKAYEPMLQERCSELLSWQQQQQHKQQLESLRVQVEQMQMMTAGVGQYPALYSTPSMPPETRKWEAAIKANESILKEKELVIERQKQQMSQLEQRLRESELQVHGALLGRGAPYGDLCLLRLQEAQRENAFLRAQFAERGDCAAQEKAEAERRLGAMEAETRRLNDALRETSERHAEELKKQEERIRSRDKHINSLKKKCQKEAEQNREKQQRIETLERYLADLPTMEDYQGQSKQLSEAEQRASQLQGRVRELEVCLEEGRSHTREKDTQLEEQRRRERELLTTVTSLQERVQEGLEDGARLPSLDVEVLRGENSSLREEQQRLKKVLEKQLRVMEKLGAQIVTLEEQVSQEESSSHAMREEVCSKEQGLLQLRTAMKELSAQNQELMEQNLTLHERLEDSERVNLDRTSSSLRPAGARLTQRLHGEMASCLCDLRSLCNVLTQRSQGRDPNLSLLLGITSPPPIAEQVEDWLSPEVLQRKLTEAQQLRRDVEELRTTVSDRYAQDMGENCITQ; encoded by the exons ATGCCTTCCACGGCCGAACCACCGGCCTCCAAGCCCCAGCCCTGCTCCCAAGAAGATTCCCAGGCTTCTGCCGAGGCACACAGGCCCTCCTCGGGCTCCCGAACCTCCAGTGGAACATCCAGCTCGAAGTCGTCCTCCCTCTCCAAATCAGCCTCTTCCCCCAACCTGGACATGGCACAAGACGGCATGGGGGGAGCTGACCCCGCCGGGCCCAAGCCAGACTGCTTGAGCCGCTACCGCAGCCTCGTGAACGGACTAGATCACTCTCTGTTCCCCTCGGGGGACCACTCTTGCATGGAAGAGGGCCAGAGGTTCGACATGCCCGCCATGGAGCCCACAATGAACCAATCTGCCCTGCTGGCGGGCTACTGCCCCGACGTCCGGCTCAGGCTCCAGATGACCAGCCTGGGGGTGACTCCCGAGTGCAGCGGGGAGGCCTACAGGGGCGCCATGGAGCACTCGTACAAGGCTCTCCCCGAGACAAGGCCAGGGGTCCCCGGAGCTCCAGACCCCTACAGCCAGAGGAGCAGCCAGCCTGGTGGAACTGGGGCTGGGTCAGCAGGTGTGTTCCCCAGCTCTCTGTATCTGCAGACCCAGGCTCTGTTGAGGGAGGCCAAGGCCTATGAACCCATGCTGCAGGAGAGATGCAGCGAGCTGCTCAGctggcagcagcaacagcagcacaaGCAGCAGCTGGAGAGTCTCCGTGTGCAAGTGGAGCAGATGCAG atgatGACTGCTGGAGTGGGCCAGTACCCTGCTCTCTACTCCACCCCCTCCATGCCACCAGAGACCAGGAAATGGGAGGCGGCGATCAAAGCCAACGAGAGCATTCTGAAGGAGAAGGAGCTAGTCATCGAGAG ACAGAAGCAGCAGATGTCTCAGCTGGAGCAGCGGCTGCGGGAGAGCGAGCTGCAGGTCCACGGAGCCCTGCTCGGCCGCGGCGCTCCATACGGCGACCTGTGTCTGCTTCGACTGCAG GAGGCTCAGAGGGAGAATGCCTTCCTGCGGGCCCAGTTTGCGGAGCGGGGTGACTGCGCCGCCCAGGAGAAGGCGGAGGCAGAGCGCCGCCTCGGTGCCATGGAGGCGGAGACGCGGCGCCTGAACGATGCGCTGAGGGAGACCAGCGAGAGGCACGCCGAGGAGCTGAAGAagcaggaggagagg attcgcAGCCGGGACAAGCACATCAACAGCCTGAAGAAGAAGTGCCAGAAGGAGGCAGAGCAGAACCGAGAGAAGCAGCAGCGCATCGAGACTCTAGAGCGCTACCTAGCTGACCTGCCCACTATGGAGGACTACCAGGGCCAGAGCAAACAG CTGTCGGAGGCGGAGCAGCGGGCGTCCCAGCTGCAGGGCCGGGTCAGAGAGCTGGAGGTGTGTCTGGAGGAGGGTCGCTCACACACCCGGGAGAAGGACACCCAGCTGGAGGAGCAGAGACGCAGGGAGAGGGAGCTGCTCACCACTgtcaccag TTTACAAGAGCGGGTGCAGGAAGGCCTGGAGGACGGGGCAAGGTTACCCTCCCTGGATGTGGAAGTACTCCGAGGGGAGAACAGCAGCCTGAGAGAGGAACAGCAGAGACTTAAAAAG gtcctaGAGAAGCAGCTGAGGGTGATGGAGAAACTGGGCGCCCAGATTGTA ACCCTAGAGGAGCAGGTGTCTCAGGAGGAGAGCAGCTCCCACGCTATGAGAGAGGAGGTTTGTTCTAAAGAGCAGGGGCTGCTCCAGCTCCGCACAGCCATGAAGGAG CTTTCGGCCCAGAACCAGGAACTAATGGAGCAGAACCTGACCCTCCATGAGCGTCTGGAGGACTCGGAGAGGGTGAACCTGGACCGGACGTCGTCCTCGCTGCGGCCCGCCGGGGCCCGCCTCACTCAGCGTCTCCATGGGGAGATGGCCTCGTGCCTCTGTGACCTGCGCTCCCTCTGCAACGTCCTGACCCAACGGTCACAGGGCCGAGACCCCAACCTCTCGCTGCTGCTTGGCATTACAT CTCCCCCACCCATAGCAGAGCAGGTGGAGGATTGGCTGAGTCCTGAGGTCCTCCAGAGGAAGTTGACTGAAGCCCAGCAGCTGCGTCGTGACGTGGAGGAGCTCCGCACCACCGTCTCAGACCGCTACGCCCAGGACATGGGAGAGAACTGCATTACCCAGTAG
- the LOC106583455 gene encoding centrosomal protein of 85 kDa isoform X1, with protein sequence MEWQTPAVSEKFQSRFGRRPGTADSGDTGLGVTPSDSTEDFCSSSSSPSFQPIRSQIPIPTAHVMPSTAEPPASKPQPCSQEDSQASAEAHRPSSGSRTSSGTSSSKSSSLSKSASSPNLDMAQDGMGGADPAGPKPDCLSRYRSLVNGLDHSLFPSGDHSCMEEGQRFDMPAMEPTMNQSALLAGYCPDVRLRLQMTSLGVTPECSGEAYRGAMEHSYKALPETRPGVPGAPDPYSQRSSQPGGTGAGSAGVFPSSLYLQTQALLREAKAYEPMLQERCSELLSWQQQQQHKQQLESLRVQVEQMQMMTAGVGQYPALYSTPSMPPETRKWEAAIKANESILKEKELVIERQKQQMSQLEQRLRESELQVHGALLGRGAPYGDLCLLRLQEAQRENAFLRAQFAERGDCAAQEKAEAERRLGAMEAETRRLNDALRETSERHAEELKKQEERIRSRDKHINSLKKKCQKEAEQNREKQQRIETLERYLADLPTMEDYQGQSKQLSEAEQRASQLQGRVRELEVCLEEGRSHTREKDTQLEEQRRRERELLTTVTSLQERVQEGLEDGARLPSLDVEVLRGENSSLREEQQRLKKVLEKQLRVMEKLGAQIVTLEEQVSQEESSSHAMREEVCSKEQGLLQLRTAMKELSAQNQELMEQNLTLHERLEDSERVNLDRTSSSLRPAGARLTQRLHGEMASCLCDLRSLCNVLTQRSQGRDPNLSLLLGITSPPPIAEQVEDWLSPEVLQRKLTEAQQLRRDVEELRTTVSDRYAQDMGENCITQ encoded by the exons ATGGAGTGGCAGACGCCAGCTGTATCTGAGAAGTTCCAGAGCCGCTTTGGCCGCCGGCCTGGGACAGCGGACAGTGGGGACACGGGGCTAGGCGTCACCCCATCTGACAGCACAGAAG ATTTCTGCAGTTCCAGCAGCAGCCCCTCGTTCCAGCCCATCCGCAGTCAGATTCCCATCCCCACTGCCCATGTCATGCCTTCCACGGCCGAACCACCGGCCTCCAAGCCCCAGCCCTGCTCCCAAGAAGATTCCCAGGCTTCTGCCGAGGCACACAGGCCCTCCTCGGGCTCCCGAACCTCCAGTGGAACATCCAGCTCGAAGTCGTCCTCCCTCTCCAAATCAGCCTCTTCCCCCAACCTGGACATGGCACAAGACGGCATGGGGGGAGCTGACCCCGCCGGGCCCAAGCCAGACTGCTTGAGCCGCTACCGCAGCCTCGTGAACGGACTAGATCACTCTCTGTTCCCCTCGGGGGACCACTCTTGCATGGAAGAGGGCCAGAGGTTCGACATGCCCGCCATGGAGCCCACAATGAACCAATCTGCCCTGCTGGCGGGCTACTGCCCCGACGTCCGGCTCAGGCTCCAGATGACCAGCCTGGGGGTGACTCCCGAGTGCAGCGGGGAGGCCTACAGGGGCGCCATGGAGCACTCGTACAAGGCTCTCCCCGAGACAAGGCCAGGGGTCCCCGGAGCTCCAGACCCCTACAGCCAGAGGAGCAGCCAGCCTGGTGGAACTGGGGCTGGGTCAGCAGGTGTGTTCCCCAGCTCTCTGTATCTGCAGACCCAGGCTCTGTTGAGGGAGGCCAAGGCCTATGAACCCATGCTGCAGGAGAGATGCAGCGAGCTGCTCAGctggcagcagcaacagcagcacaaGCAGCAGCTGGAGAGTCTCCGTGTGCAAGTGGAGCAGATGCAG atgatGACTGCTGGAGTGGGCCAGTACCCTGCTCTCTACTCCACCCCCTCCATGCCACCAGAGACCAGGAAATGGGAGGCGGCGATCAAAGCCAACGAGAGCATTCTGAAGGAGAAGGAGCTAGTCATCGAGAG ACAGAAGCAGCAGATGTCTCAGCTGGAGCAGCGGCTGCGGGAGAGCGAGCTGCAGGTCCACGGAGCCCTGCTCGGCCGCGGCGCTCCATACGGCGACCTGTGTCTGCTTCGACTGCAG GAGGCTCAGAGGGAGAATGCCTTCCTGCGGGCCCAGTTTGCGGAGCGGGGTGACTGCGCCGCCCAGGAGAAGGCGGAGGCAGAGCGCCGCCTCGGTGCCATGGAGGCGGAGACGCGGCGCCTGAACGATGCGCTGAGGGAGACCAGCGAGAGGCACGCCGAGGAGCTGAAGAagcaggaggagagg attcgcAGCCGGGACAAGCACATCAACAGCCTGAAGAAGAAGTGCCAGAAGGAGGCAGAGCAGAACCGAGAGAAGCAGCAGCGCATCGAGACTCTAGAGCGCTACCTAGCTGACCTGCCCACTATGGAGGACTACCAGGGCCAGAGCAAACAG CTGTCGGAGGCGGAGCAGCGGGCGTCCCAGCTGCAGGGCCGGGTCAGAGAGCTGGAGGTGTGTCTGGAGGAGGGTCGCTCACACACCCGGGAGAAGGACACCCAGCTGGAGGAGCAGAGACGCAGGGAGAGGGAGCTGCTCACCACTgtcaccag TTTACAAGAGCGGGTGCAGGAAGGCCTGGAGGACGGGGCAAGGTTACCCTCCCTGGATGTGGAAGTACTCCGAGGGGAGAACAGCAGCCTGAGAGAGGAACAGCAGAGACTTAAAAAG gtcctaGAGAAGCAGCTGAGGGTGATGGAGAAACTGGGCGCCCAGATTGTA ACCCTAGAGGAGCAGGTGTCTCAGGAGGAGAGCAGCTCCCACGCTATGAGAGAGGAGGTTTGTTCTAAAGAGCAGGGGCTGCTCCAGCTCCGCACAGCCATGAAGGAG CTTTCGGCCCAGAACCAGGAACTAATGGAGCAGAACCTGACCCTCCATGAGCGTCTGGAGGACTCGGAGAGGGTGAACCTGGACCGGACGTCGTCCTCGCTGCGGCCCGCCGGGGCCCGCCTCACTCAGCGTCTCCATGGGGAGATGGCCTCGTGCCTCTGTGACCTGCGCTCCCTCTGCAACGTCCTGACCCAACGGTCACAGGGCCGAGACCCCAACCTCTCGCTGCTGCTTGGCATTACAT CTCCCCCACCCATAGCAGAGCAGGTGGAGGATTGGCTGAGTCCTGAGGTCCTCCAGAGGAAGTTGACTGAAGCCCAGCAGCTGCGTCGTGACGTGGAGGAGCTCCGCACCACCGTCTCAGACCGCTACGCCCAGGACATGGGAGAGAACTGCATTACCCAGTAG
- the LOC106583467 gene encoding WD and tetratricopeptide repeats protein 1: MTCCKAMSAVNITRDILHRQIRDKRALGFQRQYHVTDPFINRLGLEAELQGHTGCVNCLEWNERGDLLASGSDDQHCIIWDPFKHKKLTTMHTGHAANIFSVKFLPHSGDRILVTGAADTKVHVHDVSVKETIHMFSDHTNRVKRIATAPMWPNIFWSAAEDGIIRQYDLRESSKRSEVLIDLTEYCGQLVEAKCLAVNPQNNNYLAVGANGPFVRLYDMRMIHNHRKSASQSTSAGVHTFCDRQKPIPDGAGQYYVAGHLPVKLPDYNNRLRVLVATYVTFSPDGTELLVNMGGEQVYLFDLTFKQKPYTYLLPKKCQSTDVQNGKTTNGVSNGIHLPASRLRFAESKVFSGSGELPPHLERIKQQANDAFARQQWTQAIQFYSLGIHEASHNAMLYGNRAAAYMKRKWDGDHYDALRDCLKALSLNPGHLKAHFRLARCLFELKYVAEALECLDDFKGKFPEQAHSSACDALDKDIKAALFSKMDSAEDKKGNSSIRFHTFNRKESIPEDEVVLRERSYDYKHRYCGHCNTTTDIKEANFFGSKGQYIVSGSDDGSFFIWEKETANLVRILQGDESIVNCLQPHPSYCFLATSGIDPVVRLWNPRPETESESGNGRVVEDMEGAAAANQRRMNADPLEVMLLNMGYRITGLSGRGPEGSDDEDSSDGQVQCRPS, encoded by the exons ATGACTTGCTGTAAGGccatgtctgctgtgaacatCACCAGAGACATCTTGCACAGGCAGATCAGG GACAAGAGAGCATTGGGCTTCCAAAGGCAGTATCATGTCACAGACCCCTTCATCAATAGACTTGGACTGGAGGCAGAGTtgcag GGCCACACTGGGTGTGTGAACTGCCTGGAATGGAACGAACGCGGAGA TCTGCTGGCATCGGGCTCAGATGACCAACATTGCATCATCTGGGACCCCTTCAAACACAAGAAGCTCACCACTATGCACACAGGGCATGCAGCAAACATCTTCTCTGTGAAG TTTCTCCCACACTCAGGTGACCGTATCCTCGTGACGGGTGCAGCGGACACCAAGGTTCACGTGCACGACGTGTCTGTCAAGGAGACCATCCACATGTTCTCCGACCACACAAACCGCGTCAAGCGCATCGCTACGGCCCCCATGTGGCCTAACATCttctggagtgctgcagaggacGGCATCATCAG GCAGTATGACCTGAGGGAGAGCAGTAAGCGTTCAGAAGTGCTCATCGACCTGACGGAATACTGTGGTCAGCTGGTGGAGGCCAAGTGTTTGGCTGTCAACCCGCAAAATAATAACTACCTAGCAGTGGGGGCCAACGGGCCCTTTGTACGCCTCTACGACATGCGCATGATCCACAACCACAG GAAGTCTGCGAGTCAGAGCACATCGGCAGGAGTGCACACATTCTGCGACAGGCAGAAGCCCATCCCAGACGGAGCGGGGCAGTATTATgtcgcag GGCACCTGCCAGTGAAGCTCCCTGACTACAATAACCGCCTGAGGGTCCTAGTGGCCACCTATGTCACCTTCAGCCCCGACGGCACCGAGCTGCTAGTTAACATGGGAGGAGAACAG GTATATCTATTTGACTTGACGTTCAAACAGAAGCCGTACACCTATCTGCTTCCCAAAAAGTGTCAATCAACAG ATGTTCAGAATGGAAAGACAACCAACGGTGTGTCAAATGGAATTCACTTGCCGGCCAGCCGACTTCGATTCGCAGAAAGCAAAGTCTTCTCTGG TTCTGGTGAGCTGCCGCCTCACTTGGAGCGGATAAAGCAGCAGGCCAACGACGCGTTTGCGCGGCAGCAGTGGACTCAGGCCATCCAGTTCTATAGTCTGGGCATCCACGAGGCCAGCCACAACGCCATGCTCTACGGGAACCGAGCCGCCGCCTACATGAAGCGCAAGTG ggaCGGTGACCACTATGATGCGCTGAGGGATTGTCTGAAGGCCCTGTCCCTCAACCCTGGGCACCTGAAGGCCCACTTCCGGCTGGCGCGCTGCCTCTTTGAGCTGAAGTATGTGGCCGAGGCTCTGGAGTGCCTGGATGACTTCAAGGGCAAGTTCCCCGAGCAAGCCCACAGCAGCGCCTGTGACGCCCTGGATAAGGATATCAAGGCCGCCCTCTTTTCCAAGATGGACTCTG CTGAGGACAAAAAGGGCAACAGCTCAATCCGCTTCCACACGTTCAACAGGAAGGAGTCCATCCCGGAAGACGAGGTCGTCTTGAGAGAGCGCAGCTATGACTACAAACACCGCTACTGTGGTCATTgtaacaccaccacagacatcaAGGAGGCCAACTTCTTTGGCAG tAAAGGCCAGTACATTGTGAGCGGCTCCGACGACGGCTCCTTTTTCATCTGGGAGAAGGAGACTGCTAACCTGGTGCGGATCCTCCAGGGGGACGAGTCCATAGTCAACTGCCTGCAGCCTCACCCCAGTTACTGCTTCCTGGCTACCAGTGGCATCGACCCTGTGGTGCGGCTCTGGAACCCCAGGCCAGAG ACGGAGAGTGAGAGTGGGAACGGTCGCGTGGTGGAGGACATGGAGGGCGCCGCTGCAGCCAACCAGCGGCGTATGAATGCCGACCCCCTGGAGGTCATGCTGCTCAACATGGGTTACCGCATCACGGGCCTCAGCGGCCGCGGGCCAGAGGGCTCAGACGATGAGGACAGCTCAGATGGCCAGGTGCAGTGCCGGCCCAGCTAG
- the LOC123729551 gene encoding uncharacterized protein isoform X5, translated as MVLETVWRLLSPVQWSLCLLSLLLLLIVSMLLCAIRSKRKTSRLSLAEMGPISGERPPDSIEVTTSELRKDIIGPASSKRKSTQFQREHRVSFPGQDTPRPVKKALRQLPPLPELEKSSVRRHSSYTGSVVYDVVATEVCIPWPTTDNQASQQQTADCSNHLEEEDEKGEIPFPVYAKVNKTKVCSNSSRRSPLYAKVNKTSSRTVKSELLFCSD; from the exons ATGGTTCTGGAGACTGTGTGGAGACTATTGTCACCAGTGCAGTGGAGTCTGTGTCTTTTATCCCTTCTCCTGCTTCTCATAGTATCAATGCTATTATGTGCGATCCGTTCTAAAAG AAAGACGTCCAGGTTGTCATTGGCTGAAATGGGACCGATCTCTGGTGAAAGG CCTCCAGATTCAATTGAGGTCACGACCTCAGAACTAAGGAAGGACATCATTGGACCAGCATCCTCAAAAAGAAAGTCAACCCAGTTCCAAAGAGAACACAGAG TGTCTTTCCCAGGGCAGGATACCCCAAGGCCGGTGAAGAAGGCTTTGAGGCAGTTGCCTCCCTTACCTGAGCTGGAGAAGAGCAGTGTCCGACGACACAGCAGCTACACTGGGTCCGTAGTGTACGACGTTGTGGCCACAGAGGTTTGTATTCCATGGCCCACTACAGACAACCAGGCTTCTCAACAACAGACAGCAGACTGCAGCAACCACCTGGAGGAGGAAGATGAAAAGGGGGAAATTCCGTTCCCTGTCTATGCCAAAGTCAACAAAACCAAAGTTTGCTCGAACTCATCAAGACGTTCACCACTGTATGCCAAAGTGAACAAGACTAGCTCCCGGACTGTGAAATCTGAACTACTGTTCTGCAGTGACTGA
- the LOC123729551 gene encoding uncharacterized protein isoform X6, with protein MALYEHFSGIADILSAFSISRKTSRLSLAEMGPISGERPPDSIEVTTSELRKDIIGPASSKRKSTQFQREHRVSFPGQDTPRPVKKALRQLPPLPELEKSSVRRHSSYTGSVVYDVVATEVCIPWPTTDNQASQQQTADCSNHLEEEDEKGEIPFPVYAKVNKTKVCSNSSRRSPLYAKVNKTSSRTVKSELLFCSD; from the exons ATGGCCCTTTATGAGCATTTTTCAGGTATTGCTGACATCCTGTCTGCATTTTCCATTAGTAGAAAGACGTCCAGGTTGTCATTGGCTGAAATGGGACCGATCTCTGGTGAAAGG CCTCCAGATTCAATTGAGGTCACGACCTCAGAACTAAGGAAGGACATCATTGGACCAGCATCCTCAAAAAGAAAGTCAACCCAGTTCCAAAGAGAACACAGAG TGTCTTTCCCAGGGCAGGATACCCCAAGGCCGGTGAAGAAGGCTTTGAGGCAGTTGCCTCCCTTACCTGAGCTGGAGAAGAGCAGTGTCCGACGACACAGCAGCTACACTGGGTCCGTAGTGTACGACGTTGTGGCCACAGAGGTTTGTATTCCATGGCCCACTACAGACAACCAGGCTTCTCAACAACAGACAGCAGACTGCAGCAACCACCTGGAGGAGGAAGATGAAAAGGGGGAAATTCCGTTCCCTGTCTATGCCAAAGTCAACAAAACCAAAGTTTGCTCGAACTCATCAAGACGTTCACCACTGTATGCCAAAGTGAACAAGACTAGCTCCCGGACTGTGAAATCTGAACTACTGTTCTGCAGTGACTGA